The Streptomyces laurentii genome contains a region encoding:
- a CDS encoding facC-like extracellular signaling protein (identified by MetaGeneAnnotator; putative;~sequence version:1): MAHPGSGSTRRTLLVAGAASLAVGGLAGLALWADNETTKDANAPAGPAIAGSFDIARPTRLWRPTALNDTTGPQSLAFDDTTGDVYVVQQAQGGLRLRGEKAPVDAAERKRAGDLCVTRFSGSGEQLGRMYLRGFGHGVSMGVQAAGRTVWLWVESRARGKTAYGQAVTRVPFEDGAVLDDAGRSVRPRFLAPRGSLRVHPAVDPTTGRLLVGYLDADGKAHGYSVHRLRDVLAGDETPLWRIDGAAYLEKATFQGCTLHGDYIYQLTGNPYSKADGRNPRDSGGNTFISALDVRTGRPAGRQLVSVDPSLRFREPEGIAVRAHPEPLLCMGFSVKTTDRRKLALYGFDPRKGGKGRKAGNAS, translated from the coding sequence ATGGCGCACCCCGGTTCCGGCTCCACCCGCCGCACCCTCCTCGTCGCGGGGGCGGCCTCGTTGGCGGTGGGCGGTCTGGCGGGGCTGGCGCTGTGGGCGGACAACGAGACCACGAAGGACGCGAACGCCCCGGCGGGGCCCGCGATCGCGGGCTCGTTCGACATCGCCCGGCCCACCCGGCTGTGGCGGCCGACCGCGCTGAACGACACCACCGGTCCGCAGTCGCTCGCGTTCGACGACACCACCGGTGACGTGTACGTGGTGCAGCAGGCCCAGGGCGGACTGCGGCTGCGCGGCGAGAAGGCCCCGGTGGACGCGGCGGAGCGCAAGCGCGCCGGGGACCTGTGCGTCACCCGTTTCTCCGGCTCCGGCGAGCAGCTGGGCCGGATGTATCTGCGGGGCTTCGGGCACGGCGTCTCGATGGGGGTGCAGGCCGCGGGCCGGACGGTGTGGCTGTGGGTCGAGTCCCGGGCGCGGGGGAAGACCGCGTACGGACAGGCCGTCACCCGGGTGCCCTTCGAGGACGGGGCGGTACTCGACGACGCCGGCCGCTCGGTGCGCCCCCGGTTCCTCGCGCCCCGGGGCAGCCTCCGGGTCCATCCGGCGGTCGACCCGACCACGGGCCGTCTGCTCGTCGGTTATCTGGACGCCGACGGAAAGGCGCACGGCTATTCCGTGCACCGGCTGCGGGACGTCCTCGCGGGCGACGAGACGCCGTTGTGGCGGATCGACGGAGCCGCTTACCTGGAGAAGGCGACATTCCAGGGCTGCACCCTCCACGGCGATTACATCTACCAGCTCACCGGGAATCCCTACAGCAAGGCGGACGGCCGCAATCCGCGTGATTCGGGGGGAAACACCTTCATTTCCGCCCTCGATGTCCGCACCGGGCGGCCGGCGGGCCGTCAGCTCGTTTCCGTCGACCCCTCGCTCCGCTTCCGGGAACCCGAGGGAATCGCCGTCCGCGCCCACCCTGAACCGCTGCTGTGCATGGGTTTCTCGGTGAAGACCACCGACCGGCGGAAGCTCGCCCTCTACGGCTTCGACCCCCGGAAGGGCGGAAAGGGCCGAAAGGCAGGCAACGCTTCGTAG
- a CDS encoding 3-hydroxyacyl-CoA dehydrogenase (3-hydroxyacyl-CoA dehydrogenase [Amycolatopsis mediterranei U32];~3-hydroxyacyl-CoA dehydrogenase, C-terminal domain; pfam00725;~Crotonase/Enoyl-Coenzyme A (CoA) hydratase superfamily. This superfamily contains a diverse set of enzymes including enoyl-CoA hydratase, napthoate synthase, methylmalonyl-CoA decarboxylase, 3-hydoxybutyryl-CoA dehydratase, and dienoyl-CoA isomerase; cd06558;~Rossmann-fold NAD(P)(+)-binding proteins; cl09931;~identified by MetaGeneAnnotator; putative;~multifunctional fatty acid oxidation complex subunit alpha; Reviewed; PRK11154;~oxyanion hole (OAH) forming residues;~substrate binding site [chemical binding];~trimer interface [polypeptide binding]), producing the protein MSTTTELLKGAAELFPDEVVTSAHVRHFELPATGSDSGSAAGGRFALITLDNGFDHTKPTTFGPQSLGNLNKAIDQVEAEAANGEIVGVGITGKPFIFAVGADLKGVELLKRHSDALAIGKGGHDVFKRLSALAVPTFAYYNGAAMGGGVEVGLHCTYRTVSKALPAFSLPEVFLGLVPGWGGCTLLPNLIGPEKAVSVVIENSLNQNRQLKGKQVFELGIADAMFEGADFLERSLVWTAQVLKGEITVERPEIDRGEGWDAAVAKGRAIADSKVHGAAPAAYRALAIMEAAKDGDLQKGFDAEDQALADLIMGGELRSGIYAFNLVQKRAKRPAGAPDKSLARPVTKVGVVGAGLMASQLALLFLRRLEVPVVLTDIDQERVDKGVGYVHGEIEKLLGKGRINQDKANRLKGLVSGVLDKAEGFADADFIIEAVFEEMSVKQTVFAEVEAVAPAHAILATNTSSLSVSEMASKLKHPERVVGFHFFNPVAILPLLEIVRGEQTDDASLATAFGVARKLKKTAVLTKDAPAFVVNRILTRFMGEIQNVIDEGTPVAVAEKAVEPLGLPMSPLVLLELVGPAIGLHVSETLNRAFPERFKVSPNLKAVVEAGKRGFYVYKPENGFKPELDPEVAALLKQGDSVLTEEQVRDRVLDAVAQEIGLMLDEGVVAEAQDIDLCLITGAGWPFHLGGITPYLDREGVSERVNGKRFLAQGVASVPA; encoded by the coding sequence GTGAGCACCACCACTGAGCTTCTGAAGGGCGCCGCCGAGCTCTTCCCGGACGAGGTCGTCACGTCCGCCCACGTACGGCACTTCGAACTCCCCGCGACCGGGTCCGATAGCGGCTCCGCCGCGGGGGGCCGGTTCGCGCTGATCACGCTGGACAACGGTTTCGACCACACCAAGCCGACCACCTTCGGCCCGCAGTCCCTCGGCAACCTGAACAAGGCGATCGACCAGGTCGAGGCCGAGGCCGCGAACGGTGAGATCGTCGGCGTCGGCATCACCGGCAAGCCGTTCATCTTCGCCGTCGGCGCCGACCTCAAGGGCGTCGAGCTGCTCAAGCGGCACTCCGACGCGCTCGCCATCGGCAAGGGCGGCCACGACGTCTTCAAGCGTCTGTCCGCGCTGGCCGTGCCGACCTTCGCGTACTACAACGGCGCGGCCATGGGCGGCGGCGTCGAGGTCGGTCTGCACTGCACGTACCGCACCGTCTCCAAGGCCCTGCCGGCCTTCTCGCTGCCCGAGGTCTTCCTCGGCCTGGTGCCCGGCTGGGGCGGCTGCACGCTCCTGCCGAACCTGATCGGCCCGGAGAAGGCCGTCTCGGTCGTCATCGAGAACTCGCTCAACCAGAACCGCCAGCTCAAGGGCAAGCAGGTCTTCGAGCTCGGCATCGCCGACGCGATGTTCGAGGGCGCGGACTTCCTGGAGCGCTCGCTGGTGTGGACCGCGCAGGTCCTCAAGGGCGAGATCACCGTGGAGCGCCCGGAGATCGACCGCGGCGAGGGCTGGGACGCGGCCGTCGCCAAGGGCCGCGCGATCGCCGACTCCAAGGTGCACGGCGCCGCCCCTGCGGCCTACCGCGCGCTCGCCATCATGGAGGCCGCCAAGGACGGCGACCTGCAGAAGGGCTTCGACGCCGAGGACCAGGCCCTCGCGGACCTGATCATGGGCGGCGAGCTCCGCTCCGGCATCTACGCCTTCAACCTGGTGCAGAAGCGCGCCAAGCGCCCGGCCGGCGCGCCGGACAAGTCGCTGGCCCGCCCGGTCACCAAGGTCGGTGTCGTCGGCGCCGGTCTGATGGCCTCCCAGCTCGCCCTGCTCTTCCTGCGCCGCCTCGAGGTGCCGGTCGTCCTGACCGACATCGACCAGGAGCGCGTCGACAAGGGCGTGGGCTACGTACACGGCGAGATCGAGAAGCTGCTCGGCAAGGGCCGCATCAACCAGGACAAGGCCAACCGTCTCAAGGGCCTGGTCTCCGGTGTGCTCGACAAGGCCGAGGGCTTCGCGGACGCGGACTTCATCATCGAGGCCGTGTTCGAGGAGATGTCCGTCAAGCAGACGGTGTTCGCGGAGGTCGAGGCCGTCGCCCCGGCGCACGCGATCCTCGCCACCAACACCTCCTCGCTGTCCGTCAGCGAGATGGCGTCGAAGCTGAAGCACCCCGAGCGGGTCGTCGGCTTCCACTTCTTCAACCCGGTCGCGATCCTCCCGCTCCTGGAGATCGTGCGCGGCGAGCAGACCGACGACGCCTCCCTGGCCACCGCGTTCGGTGTCGCCCGGAAGCTGAAGAAGACCGCGGTCCTGACGAAGGACGCCCCGGCGTTCGTCGTGAACCGCATCCTGACCCGCTTCATGGGCGAGATCCAGAACGTCATCGACGAGGGCACCCCGGTGGCCGTGGCGGAGAAGGCGGTCGAGCCGCTGGGTCTGCCGATGTCCCCGCTGGTGCTCCTGGAGCTGGTCGGCCCGGCGATCGGTCTGCACGTCTCCGAGACCCTGAACCGCGCCTTCCCGGAGCGCTTCAAGGTCTCCCCCAACCTGAAGGCGGTCGTCGAGGCCGGCAAGCGCGGCTTCTACGTCTACAAGCCGGAGAACGGCTTCAAGCCGGAGCTGGACCCCGAGGTCGCCGCGCTCCTCAAGCAGGGCGACAGCGTCCTGACGGAGGAGCAGGTCCGCGACCGCGTCCTGGACGCGGTGGCGCAGGAGATCGGCCTGATGCTGGACGAGGGTGTCGTCGCCGAGGCGCAGGACATCGACCTGTGCCTGATCACGGGCGCCGGCTGGCCCTTCCACCTGGGCGGCATCACGCCGTACCTGGACCGCGAGGGTGTCTCCGAACGCGTCAACGGCAAGCGCTTCCTGGCGCAGGGCGTGGCGAGCGTTCCCGCGTAA
- a CDS encoding integral membrane protein (identified by MetaGeneAnnotator; putative;~sequence version:1): MNKQRRQALLGVLVSSALVLSFLAMMAAVVLPSVELFALAAAVSYLSDLMLHSAQSPTLERLRDSRFGLTIRFIIRQFLLLGLCGAMTDIDSFVAQMTAVGLLLLFVLQLAYGALLKHVRKKRAELPYTTRGLDMEVLGIRRLPSPFLMDKHVRKTLHLDIPLFAGALATMATDNWRYVTYGGILSVSVAYLALLVLLPGARNALILPDTDHAIDLLNEELRRYRPQVALYFTFAAISKDFMYQVNMWLESLEALDLRPVIVLRERATLRYLDATAVPVVCVPKAEYLARVEMPELRVTLYPGNAGKNVHMLQRHDVKHVFIGHGDSDKAASSNRVSKVFDEIWVAGRAGRDRYERIKHAVRPEQIVEVGRPQLMSLHRWTGQVSQPVPTVVYAPTWEGWTDDACYTSVIPAGEKLIEALLAHKRQLRVIYKPHPLTGSRSAAAGAAHRRIIALLEADNARRFGKRMTESKSAAKKLARIDKLIAELSERGVRSKFPDLSEAERTARIRRHRNQAGELYWSAVPDGAHHVVLDRIPALNDCFNHSDLLIGDMSSVISDFIATRKPYAVFNLEGLPDHQFRDEQRTAYASYLLDLDCDGLDAALDAMLDPKKDIMAAYREQLKDYLLGPDYPPSVVRFNAAANDLYARGLADFPIEYPDPEPDPAQARV; the protein is encoded by the coding sequence ATGAACAAGCAGCGTCGTCAAGCCTTGCTGGGTGTCCTCGTCTCGAGCGCCCTGGTGTTGAGCTTCCTCGCCATGATGGCCGCGGTCGTGCTGCCGTCGGTCGAGTTGTTCGCCCTCGCGGCGGCGGTCAGTTATCTGTCGGACCTGATGCTGCACAGCGCGCAGTCGCCCACCCTGGAACGGCTGCGCGACTCCCGCTTCGGTCTGACCATCCGCTTCATCATCCGCCAGTTCCTGCTGCTGGGACTGTGCGGCGCGATGACGGACATCGACTCGTTCGTGGCCCAGATGACCGCGGTGGGGCTGCTCCTGCTCTTCGTGCTCCAGCTCGCGTACGGCGCGCTGCTCAAGCACGTCCGCAAGAAGCGCGCCGAACTGCCGTACACGACCCGCGGCCTGGACATGGAAGTCCTGGGCATCCGGCGCCTGCCGTCCCCGTTCCTGATGGACAAGCACGTCCGCAAGACGCTGCACCTGGACATCCCGCTGTTCGCCGGCGCGCTCGCCACCATGGCCACCGACAACTGGCGCTACGTCACCTACGGCGGCATCCTGTCGGTCTCCGTCGCCTACCTGGCGCTGCTCGTCCTGCTGCCCGGCGCCCGCAACGCGCTCATCCTGCCCGACACCGACCACGCCATCGACCTCCTCAACGAGGAGCTGCGCCGGTACCGTCCGCAGGTCGCCCTGTACTTCACGTTCGCGGCGATCTCCAAGGACTTCATGTACCAGGTCAACATGTGGCTGGAGTCGCTGGAGGCGCTGGACCTGCGGCCGGTCATCGTGCTGCGCGAGCGGGCCACCCTGCGCTACCTGGACGCCACCGCCGTGCCGGTCGTCTGCGTCCCGAAGGCCGAGTACCTGGCCCGCGTCGAGATGCCCGAACTGCGCGTCACGCTCTACCCCGGCAACGCCGGCAAGAACGTGCACATGCTCCAGCGCCACGACGTCAAGCACGTCTTCATCGGTCACGGCGACAGCGACAAGGCCGCCAGCAGCAACCGCGTCAGCAAGGTCTTCGACGAGATCTGGGTGGCCGGCCGGGCCGGCCGCGACCGCTACGAGCGCATCAAGCACGCCGTACGCCCCGAGCAGATCGTCGAGGTCGGCCGTCCGCAGCTGATGTCCCTGCACCGCTGGACCGGGCAGGTCAGCCAGCCCGTCCCCACCGTCGTCTACGCGCCGACCTGGGAGGGCTGGACGGACGACGCCTGCTACACCTCGGTGATCCCGGCCGGCGAGAAGCTGATCGAGGCGCTGCTCGCGCACAAGCGGCAGCTGCGCGTCATCTACAAGCCGCACCCGCTCACCGGTTCGCGCTCGGCCGCCGCCGGCGCCGCGCACCGGCGCATCATCGCCCTCCTGGAGGCGGACAACGCCCGCCGCTTCGGCAAGCGGATGACGGAGTCGAAGAGCGCCGCGAAGAAGCTCGCGCGGATCGACAAGCTCATCGCCGAACTCTCCGAGCGCGGTGTCCGGTCCAAGTTCCCCGACCTCTCCGAGGCCGAGCGCACCGCCCGGATCCGGCGCCACCGCAACCAGGCCGGCGAGCTGTACTGGAGCGCCGTGCCGGACGGGGCGCACCACGTGGTGCTCGACCGGATCCCCGCGCTCAACGACTGCTTCAACCACTCGGACCTGCTCATCGGCGACATGTCCAGCGTGATCTCGGACTTCATCGCGACGCGCAAGCCGTACGCCGTCTTCAACCTGGAGGGTCTGCCGGACCACCAGTTCCGCGACGAGCAGCGCACCGCGTACGCCTCGTACCTGCTGGACCTGGACTGCGACGGGCTCGACGCCGCGCTCGACGCGATGCTCGACCCGAAGAAGGACATCATGGCGGCGTACCGCGAGCAGTTGAAGGACTACCTGCTCGGCCCGGACTACCCGCCGTCCGTGGTCCGCTTCAACGCGGCGGCGAACGACCTCTACGCCCGCGGCCTGGCGGACTTCCCGATCGAGTACCCGGATCCGGAACCCGATCCCGCGCAGGCCCGCGTCTAG
- a CDS encoding ribonuclease D (DEDDy 3'-5' exonuclease domain of Ribonuclease D and similar proteins; cd06142;~Helicase and RNase D C-terminal; smart00341;~Ribonuclease D [Streptomyces venezuelae ATCC10712];~Ribonuclease D [Translation,ribosomal structure and biogenesis]; COG0349;~catalytic site [active];~identified by MetaGeneAnnotator; putative;~putative active site [active];~putative substrate binding site [chemical binding]) produces the protein MTEAQDTASDTALRTTGGAPSDDEVPAHGLPTPLLEPREGIPPVVAGEDALADVIAAFAGGRGPVAVDAERASGYRYGQRAYLVQIRREGAGTALIDPVGCPDLSGLGEALTGTEWILHAATQDLPCLRDIGMRPSRLFDTELAGRLAGFPRVGLGAMVESVLGYALEKGHSAVDWSTRPLPDPWLRYAALDVELLVDLRDQLERELDRQGKLGWALEEFSAIASAPPAPPRKDPWRRTSGMHKVRRRRQMAVVRELWTARDKVAQRRDVSPGKVLSDAAIVEAALALPPNANALGSLPGFGQRMSRRQLEQWQAAVDRAKALPEVELPQPGQALAGPPPPRAWADKDPAAAARLSAARAAVSALAEQLHLPPENLITPDTVRRVCWEPPAPADPDTIAAALAGHGARPWQIHLVTPLLAAALAG, from the coding sequence GTGACCGAAGCCCAAGACACCGCGAGTGACACCGCACTACGAACCACCGGGGGCGCCCCCTCGGACGACGAAGTCCCTGCGCACGGGCTGCCGACCCCCCTGCTCGAACCCCGCGAGGGCATCCCGCCCGTCGTCGCCGGCGAGGACGCCCTCGCCGACGTGATCGCGGCCTTCGCCGGCGGTCGCGGCCCGGTCGCCGTCGACGCCGAGCGGGCCTCCGGATACCGCTACGGGCAGCGGGCCTATCTCGTCCAGATCCGCCGCGAAGGCGCGGGCACCGCGCTGATCGACCCGGTGGGCTGCCCGGACCTCTCCGGTCTCGGCGAGGCGCTGACCGGCACCGAGTGGATCCTGCACGCCGCGACCCAGGACCTGCCGTGCCTGCGCGACATAGGCATGCGGCCCTCGCGGCTCTTCGACACCGAGCTGGCCGGCCGGCTCGCCGGCTTCCCCCGGGTCGGCCTCGGCGCGATGGTCGAGTCCGTCCTCGGGTACGCCCTGGAGAAGGGCCACTCCGCCGTCGACTGGTCCACCCGCCCGCTGCCCGACCCCTGGCTGCGCTACGCGGCGCTCGACGTCGAGCTGCTCGTCGACCTGCGCGACCAGCTGGAGCGGGAGCTGGACCGGCAGGGCAAGCTGGGCTGGGCGCTGGAGGAGTTCAGCGCCATCGCGTCCGCCCCGCCCGCCCCGCCCCGCAAGGACCCGTGGCGCCGTACGTCCGGCATGCACAAGGTACGCCGGCGCCGGCAGATGGCGGTCGTACGGGAGCTGTGGACGGCCCGCGACAAGGTGGCCCAGCGTCGCGACGTCTCCCCCGGCAAGGTGCTGAGCGACGCGGCGATCGTCGAGGCCGCCCTGGCGCTGCCGCCGAACGCGAACGCCCTGGGTTCGCTGCCCGGCTTCGGGCAGCGGATGAGCCGGCGCCAGCTGGAGCAGTGGCAGGCGGCCGTGGACCGGGCCAAGGCGCTGCCCGAGGTGGAGCTTCCGCAGCCCGGCCAGGCGCTGGCGGGTCCGCCCCCGCCGCGGGCCTGGGCGGACAAGGACCCCGCCGCGGCGGCCCGGCTGTCCGCGGCCCGCGCGGCGGTCTCGGCCCTCGCCGAGCAGCTGCACCTGCCGCCGGAGAACCTGATCACCCCGGACACGGTCCGCCGGGTGTGCTGGGAGCCGCCCGCCCCGGCCGATCCGGACACCATCGCCGCCGCCCTGGCCGGGCACGGCGCCCGTCCCTGGCAGATCCACCTGGTGACCCCGCTCCTCGCGGCCGCTCTGGCGGGCTGA
- a CDS encoding acetyl-CoA acetyltransferase (KEGG: fal:FRAAL2097 putative beta-ketoadipyl CoA thiolase with thiolase-like domain; TIGRFAM: acetyl-CoA acetyltransferase; PFAM: Thiolase;~Thiolase are ubiquitous enzymes that catalyze the reversible thiolytic cleavage of 3-ketoacyl-CoA into acyl-CoA and acetyl-CoA, a 2-step reaction involving a covalent intermediate formed with a catalytic cysteine. They are foundin prokaryotes and...; cd00751;~acetyl-CoA acetyltransferase [Frankia sp. EAN1pec];~acetyl-CoA acetyltransferases; TIGR01930;~dimer interface [polypeptide binding];~identified by MetaGeneAnnotator; putative), translating into MPRTVRDVVFVDGVRTPFGKAGPKGIYHETRADDLVVKAIRELLRRNPGLDPAKIDEVAIAATTQIGDQGLTLGRTAGILAGLPQSVPGYSIDRMCAGALTAVTTTAGSIAFGAYDAVIAGGVEHMGRHPMGEGVDPNPRFVSEKLVDESALFMGMTAENLHDRYPSITKERADAYAVRSQEKAAKAYADGKIQQDLVPISVRRTSPEAGETGFGLVTADEPMRPGTTMESLAGLKTPFRVHGNVTAGNAAGLNDGATASIIASEDFARENNLPVKMRLVSYAFAGVEPEVMGYGPIPATEKALAKAGLSISDIGLFEINEAFAVQVLAFLENYGIADDDTRVNQYGGAIAYGHPLASSGVRLMTQLARQFEEQPEVRYGLTTMCVGFGMGATVIWENPNHKDAGGSK; encoded by the coding sequence GTGCCTCGTACCGTCAGGGACGTCGTCTTCGTCGACGGCGTCCGTACCCCGTTCGGCAAGGCGGGCCCGAAGGGCATCTACCACGAGACCCGCGCCGACGACCTCGTCGTCAAGGCCATCCGGGAGCTGCTGCGCCGCAACCCCGGTCTCGACCCCGCCAAGATCGACGAGGTCGCCATCGCCGCGACCACGCAGATCGGTGACCAGGGCCTGACCCTCGGCCGCACCGCCGGCATCCTGGCCGGTCTGCCGCAGTCCGTGCCCGGCTACTCCATCGACCGCATGTGCGCCGGCGCGCTGACCGCCGTCACGACGACGGCCGGTTCGATCGCCTTCGGCGCGTACGACGCCGTCATCGCCGGTGGTGTCGAGCACATGGGCCGTCACCCCATGGGCGAGGGCGTCGACCCGAACCCGCGCTTCGTGTCGGAGAAGCTCGTCGACGAGTCCGCCCTGTTCATGGGCATGACCGCCGAGAACCTGCACGACCGCTACCCGAGCATCACCAAGGAGCGCGCCGACGCCTACGCGGTGCGCTCGCAGGAGAAGGCCGCCAAGGCGTACGCCGACGGCAAGATCCAGCAGGACCTGGTGCCGATCTCGGTGCGCCGCACCTCCCCGGAGGCCGGTGAGACGGGCTTCGGTCTGGTCACCGCCGACGAGCCGATGCGCCCGGGCACCACGATGGAGAGCCTGGCGGGCCTGAAGACGCCGTTCCGCGTCCACGGCAACGTCACCGCGGGCAACGCGGCCGGCCTCAACGACGGCGCCACCGCCTCGATCATCGCCTCCGAGGACTTCGCCCGGGAGAACAACCTCCCGGTGAAGATGCGCCTCGTCTCGTACGCCTTCGCCGGCGTCGAGCCCGAGGTCATGGGCTACGGCCCGATCCCGGCCACCGAGAAGGCGCTGGCCAAGGCCGGTCTGTCCATCTCGGACATCGGTCTCTTCGAGATCAACGAGGCCTTCGCGGTCCAGGTCCTCGCGTTCCTGGAGAACTACGGCATCGCCGACGACGACACCCGCGTCAACCAGTACGGCGGCGCGATCGCGTACGGTCACCCGCTCGCCTCCTCCGGCGTCCGTCTGATGACGCAGCTGGCCCGCCAGTTCGAGGAGCAGCCCGAGGTCCGTTACGGCCTCACCACCATGTGCGTCGGCTTCGGCATGGGCGCCACGGTCATCTGGGAGAACCCGAACCACAAGGACGCCGGAGGCAGCAAGTGA
- a CDS encoding membrane protein (Ferritin-like superfamily of diiron-containing four-helix-bundle proteins; cd00657;~dinuclear metal binding motif [ion binding];~identified by MetaGeneAnnotator; putative;~membrane protein [Streptomyces griseoflavus Tu4000]) yields MLKNRLTHQAHPAHPAHSAHSAHDDREDYADWVAAFHTERRRRDTLGDPSWEQGSRLPAALVRSIQRFEVGEGGDGAQLLAKARRAGIPGYGEAAALFVAEERNHARMLALLLSAAGAGTLDGHWTDTVFVRLRRTLGLRTEVLVLMVAEVVALRYYRALRDGTDDPLTAEVAGRILADEERHVPFHCRRLRADLGRRPLPARRGTTAVWRGLVAGAALVVAYDHGPALRALGVSRTAFFRDVVRSCGPMAAMMDGRLPVPERGVTFAAPGPGGGQLGYS; encoded by the coding sequence ATGCTCAAAAACAGGCTCACGCATCAGGCCCACCCGGCACACCCGGCACACTCGGCACACTCGGCACACGACGACCGCGAGGACTACGCGGACTGGGTCGCCGCTTTCCACACCGAGCGGCGGCGCCGCGACACACTCGGCGATCCGTCCTGGGAGCAGGGCTCCCGGCTGCCCGCGGCCCTGGTGCGCAGTATCCAGCGCTTCGAGGTCGGCGAGGGCGGCGACGGCGCGCAGCTGCTGGCCAAGGCCCGGCGGGCCGGGATACCCGGGTACGGCGAGGCGGCGGCCCTGTTCGTCGCCGAGGAGCGCAATCACGCGCGCATGCTGGCACTGCTGCTGTCGGCGGCCGGGGCCGGGACGCTGGACGGGCACTGGACGGACACCGTGTTCGTCCGGCTGCGGCGGACGCTCGGACTGCGGACGGAGGTGCTGGTGCTGATGGTCGCGGAGGTGGTGGCGCTGCGGTACTACCGGGCGCTGCGCGACGGTACGGACGATCCGCTGACCGCGGAGGTCGCGGGAAGGATTCTGGCGGACGAGGAGCGGCATGTGCCCTTCCACTGCCGGCGGCTGCGCGCGGATCTCGGCCGCCGTCCGCTCCCGGCGCGGCGCGGGACGACCGCCGTCTGGCGGGGGCTCGTGGCCGGGGCCGCGCTGGTCGTCGCGTACGACCACGGTCCGGCGCTGCGCGCGCTCGGGGTCTCCCGTACCGCCTTCTTCCGGGACGTCGTCCGCTCCTGCGGCCCGATGGCCGCCATGATGGACGGCCGGCTTCCGGTGCCGGAGCGCGGTGTGACCTTCGCCGCTCCCGGCCCCGGGGGTGGGCAGCTTGGTTACTCGTAA